A window of Microcoleus sp. bin38.metabat.b11b12b14.051 genomic DNA:
TCCCACAAATTCCCCGCAGTTTTAGTAGTCGTCAGCCCTCCGTGGGTAGACAATCCCCACGCTGAAGAATGGGATAAAAACGGCGTCGCAACTAAATCAGCCGCTGAATTCACATCCTTTGATAAAAATGAGAATTTAGGGCTGTTAGATGTATCTCAAAAAGTCTCAATTTTTGCTTTAGACGGTCAGCACCGGCTGATGGGAGTGCAAGGTTTAATGAGTTTAATTAAAACCGGAATCCTGCAAAGATACAACAAAAACAAAAAACCAGTCGGCGATGCAATTACTCTCGAAGATTTGGCCCAAGAGTATCAAATTGACCCCGAAACAGTGTATAAATTAGCTCACGAAAAAATCGGGATTGAGTTTATCCCGGCGGCTGTGGCGGGGGAAACGCGGCAACAAGCACAACGGCGCGTGCGATCGATCTTTGTGCACGTTAACCTGATGGCGGTAACGCTGAGTCAAGGACAACTAGCATTATTAAACGAAGATAACGGATTTGCTATCTGCGCCCGCAAAATTGCCGTTACCCATCCCTTATTAAAGGAACAAGAAGACAGAAATCCCCGTGTTAATTGGGACAGCGCGACAGTCGCAGCCAAATCAACGGTGTTGACCACATTGCAAGCGCTGCAAGATATGTCGGAACGGTATTTAGAACATAAATTCCCCCATTGGAAGCCAGAAAGAAAAGGTTTGATTCCCATGCGTCCCGAAGATGAGGAACTGAAAGAGGGAATCGAAGAGTTTAAGGAATTGTTCGATCATTTAGCAACTTTGCCCAGCTATCAAAGAATTGAAAGCGGCGAAGAAACAGCAGAATTGCGCCGATTTAGTTTTGAGAAACCTGGTGGCGAGGGAAATATTTTGTTTCGTCCCGTAGGTCAAATTGCCTTAGCTAATGCTTTGGGAATTCTAGCATTTAGAAAGAAACTTTCGCTGCAATCTATTTTCGACAAACTTCGCAGGTATGATGTGGATGAAGGATTTAGCTATATGGAGAATCCTGAGTCGGCGTGGTACGGGATTTTGTACGATCCCAATAAAAAGCGAATGCTCGTTTCTGGCAGGGATTTAGCAGCGAAGTTAATTGTTTATTTGGTTGCGGGAATTGAGGACGATATGGATCGGGCTCATTTGCGGCAAGCTGTGGCCCAAGCGAGAACTTTTGAGGATAAGGCTGTTAGTTTTAATAGCAGGTTTGTGAATCCGAAAGAGGTGGGATTGCCGCCAGTGCTTACCTAATTTTTTCTACGGATGCTAGCAGTGAGAGGGTGACGTTTATGGGATTTAAAAGCACGATAGATAACTTTTTAGTCGAGTTAATGTTATTGCTTGATTATGATTCTTGCTGATTACTAAATCTCTCTATAATGTCATTGATTTCTTCTACAGTAACCGTTTCTTGGTCGGATTTAGCATAGATGATGAGCAAGATGTAACAAGTGGTAGATGTGACTTGATAAATAATGCGATAGCCTCCACTTTTTCCTTTACTTATGTCGCTGTTTTTGGCTCTTACTTTGAAGACAGTGTAGCCTGTACCGGAAATGCGATCGCCTGGACATTCACCTGCTTGCAACTGCTGTAGGAGGGGTTGCAAGTCGGTTTGAATCTGGCGATAGCGCTTAGCGAGGGTTCGGAGTTGACGCTTGAATTGATCGCCAAACAGAACTTGGATACTTGGTGATTCAGACATCAATACCATCCCAAAGTTCTGCGATCGGGTGAACTTTACCGTCTTTTACTTCCTGAAGCG
This region includes:
- a CDS encoding DGQHR domain-containing protein codes for the protein MTTNPAADLATQFLEKEKRERQEIALLLDNYLGKDDRIFVQKTQMGNSEAYIGSVTLEWLDSRVRFASQMPLFRQKFDLQTNNIVRDDETIDEIIQRPLDWSRQAALTQYLAARKSHKFPAVLVVVSPPWVDNPHAEEWDKNGVATKSAAEFTSFDKNENLGLLDVSQKVSIFALDGQHRLMGVQGLMSLIKTGILQRYNKNKKPVGDAITLEDLAQEYQIDPETVYKLAHEKIGIEFIPAAVAGETRQQAQRRVRSIFVHVNLMAVTLSQGQLALLNEDNGFAICARKIAVTHPLLKEQEDRNPRVNWDSATVAAKSTVLTTLQALQDMSERYLEHKFPHWKPERKGLIPMRPEDEELKEGIEEFKELFDHLATLPSYQRIESGEETAELRRFSFEKPGGEGNILFRPVGQIALANALGILAFRKKLSLQSIFDKLRRYDVDEGFSYMENPESAWYGILYDPNKKRMLVSGRDLAAKLIVYLVAGIEDDMDRAHLRQAVAQARTFEDKAVSFNSRFVNPKEVGLPPVLT
- a CDS encoding type II toxin-antitoxin system RelE/ParE family toxin, with translation MSESPSIQVLFGDQFKRQLRTLAKRYRQIQTDLQPLLQQLQAGECPGDRISGTGYTVFKVRAKNSDISKGKSGGYRIIYQVTSTTCYILLIIYAKSDQETVTVEEINDIIERFSNQQES